aagatgatgcaactaaacaagcatgcactcatgtttttcaatcTGCTCTATGACAGTACCGGTATCACCTtagaaaaactcactttgaaggaaaggctaacaatgaaatcgcccaaatatctctagtggaatatattacagatgaaaaCTGGACAGcgcttgttaaacactggtctgatccaaagtattaggtagggtatgtatttgatcagatcacatattgaacttgtatttacgtatgtgtcttacaagtgtatcttcttctagacTAACTGTTTGAAGAATAATACCAACCGTTCTATAGTGAAATTCCAACATACAACAGGATCTCCTAACTAtgttgcacactgtgaggctcttgtaaatatctgctacttctttcttttttctatgccatattatcatatttgtattgacttgttccaaatacagaggaaagcccgtgcaaaccaaaaagaacctgaaccgaatgcagtgcaaaacttcaaggattgccacaccagcaagacgaagggaatgagcacaccagttcaagccgctgttgtaagtccttactcctcctgcctttgaacagCTTGTTACTGTAATGTGTTCATTTAACTggttggtttgcagccaatgtcagttactctgttcccttttatacacagttgttttaacatatcatttcaccttacatggtttaaaagagcgGAAGGATATTCTTTttgtcttgatctgtaatctagttatGATGTTCATGtgcccacacaatgatacaatagcctgtttTGTTTGATATCTATTTTCCCATGATATAAATGATGCCATACTATGtttatcctactttaaaccatgtctctttatccttacatGTCAATGAATGTGGGGAAATAgataatacagtaggcatgctacattgACATAtattccgaaagtgattttattatgtagttggcactacaatacatgctaatgtattacaacagttcaccaaaataagttatgtataaacatgaaaccaactttttttgtttttgtctcattagtaacttatctggtacactaatcttcaagttcaaactttcagcaagctattgAACAAATGATTGagcagccacaaccacctgaaggtgacgaggctaccacaagcAGAAtatcacctcttgctgcagtgcgacaatatctctccactaacagtgcaaaaaatacattcctgcgtaattctgggttggttgtcaaggtaacctcaaccaaatcgcctactgaacaaaatctttcgGCTAGATtgagtgatatatctatgctctAGACAAAAATCCAATCCCTAATGAacgtcgtttcggaaacaagaatagtggttgacaaatgtcgtcaagatatgaatggttttgaaacgagactatcagacatttgcttcgttgttcaagagcaatggcggaaaaaggagATGATCATGCTTCTCCATTagattctatagcctgaaacattagcacttaggTAAAATAATATGTGCTTTTATatatctgatggtgcttttatctgcaaggactgtaaactttatgccaatagtCTTTTGTTATATGGCTGGAaattattttgttgtgatacaatatttatcgtgctgccaaaggctgtataaattacgacgctatttttgtatagtgtaggtttatcttagtaatatattgggtcgaaagcttcataggagcccaacgtGCCAACATTGGctaggcccattccaattgggctaaaaacgattatgagCCGTAATTTagatgtagcccactaaaaatatctgggcctaaatcagcataagctttcatatttttggtaggcctgtgcacctagtgggcctttaacagacctaaacataatttgggccctcagtaacaataggccgttgacatgtgtaaatatctcgagcccataaataacatgggcctttaataggccgaaagtgagattggaccctgattgtgccaaataaccaaCTTGTCATTAGCAGGCCGAAATCTATCTCAGCTCGTTGTGGCCCATTTACAATCCAGATCGTTCACAAGCCgataaatgcgccgacctactacatgggcctttaacagACCAGAAGTTCGGTCAGGGTTGATTAGTATCAGTTTTATATGGGTCATTAATAGGCCCgctgtgacgttgggccacatatggcccatggatttcgtccgacgttaacaagCCGAAAATCACAACAGACTGGAAGTGGCCCAAATCTTGTGCCCATGCAAGACCTGTGACTGTCATTCTCGACACCAAAGTAGTGCACCCGTGTTCTAGAGGCTTCCATGAAGTTCAAGTGTGGGCGCCAGTAGATTGAGTTCACCCCTGTTCTGGGCAAGGATGGCTCTGTCTAGTTTGTTGTCGTGTAGTGAATTTGTGAGCCGTGTCTTGTTTGTTGAGTGAACTTGGACGTGAGCTGCTGAATGTGTAGTGAGCTTCATTGCTGAGTGAGTTTGCAGGTGTTGAAATTATGTGTAATTTGAAATTTTCTATCTAAGTTGATGTGTAGTGAACTTCAGTGCCATTGAAGTGCAATGTGCTAGTTGTTGTGGAATCACAGGGTTAAAGGTGGTTGCATGAACAATTTTTTGATAACATATTGATAGCATTTTTTTGAATTCTCAGAGAGGAACATATAAACTGCTCTTCTAACTAAATTTGGGCATCTATTGAGAAAATTTGGATAGAGAGGATCATATAGCTGCAATTCGGGCACACAACTGACTAAATATGGGCACATTTTGACAGCACTACTTTGAATTTTGAACTGAGACAACATATAACTGAAAATTCTTGAAAGATAGCATTGTTTAACTAAAGATAACATAAAGTACACTGAATTTTCTTTAACTGAAGATAATATAAAGTACATCTAACTGAATTTTGTTTGACTGAACAACATATATGTATGACTAAATCTGCATGAAACACAACACATATTAACTGAAAATTCATGAAACACATTAATATATCAACAGGAGTACATATTGTACGTTGCTGCAACCACTTCATCCGGCCGTTGTATCGGGGCACCAATCCGCGCCACAAACCGCCACCCGCGGTTGCATCTGGGCTGATTCCTTCCTTCGCCGTCCCCGGGGAGCTCTACAACTTGGCCTGCCGGCGATGATCACACCACCGCCTCCATAGTGCAGTGCCTCTGCTCCAAGCACGCACACAAACAGAAATCTGCGAACAGAGGGGCAGAGGGCGGATGAGGCAACTCTTTAGAAACGCTAGGGGTGCAAAGAAAAACCACCATCCAGTTGCACTGTTTGCACCGGTTGCCCACCAATCTTATGTTTTTTTTCCTCTTCTAGCATGGTGGTCTTGCCATATGCGATTTGTACACGGAGTTGTATACCACGACCTGTTGGCCAAGTTTGAGGATAGTATTACCGCTGTATTTCCTGCTTTCAGGACTGTATTGACGCCATTCGCGAGTTCGAGGATGGTTCTGGACATCGCCACCAACTTGCAGGACCATACGTGCATTTTACTCCATTCTAGATGCAACAATTGACCACGTGAGGACCTTTGCGTGGCAAAGCCCAAATTAATGTCAAGATTAAAACTTCAAAGGAGGAAAATACATCACAAAATCAAGTTAAAATTGGAGCTGCATATTCGAAATAGTAATGAATTAAATACAAAACTGAGAATAACAACCGAGATATTCTGGAAATAGGATGGTGGGCTATGTTACTGCTAAATAGTAGAACATTGCCAATGGTTGGTCGTATGAAGAAAAAAATATGAATACAAATTTTTCTGTGAAGAAGTCATACCATCTCTTGCTCCACAAATCGCTTCCGGGTCGTATGCCTGCTCATTTCTCTCAGCTTCATTATCATATGTTCAGCGTATAAAATCAAACACTCATGTTCCGAACATTTGGCAGGTTACACATATTATCATGTAGAAAGACACACCCAATCAATTTGTATGAAGGCATCATGTTCCGTCCGTTGCGGAAGTTTCAGACAACCCTCATTGGCATGCACACTGGAGCTACTTTTCCCACAATCTTGCCAGGACATAAGGACCGCATTCTAGGCGTAGCTCGTCTGGAAAGAAAAGAGTGATGAAATATTACAATGGCCACATTGGAATCAAATTTTTAGCTTGGAATTAAAATAGGTTTTGATTCCGTGTAGTTCAAAAACTTCGTCAAGGAAAGGTAGAAAATTGTGTTCAGAACAAAGAGAAGATACATTCCTTAAAAAGATGTTTAGATTCGTAAACAATACTACCTTCTTAACTTAGGTCTTTGTTTTAAAATCTTACATAAGGGAATCGCTAGAAGCAGAAACTTCAGTCTCTAGCATGTCTAAAGTCAAACGAATGCAGAAGTTACTTCCAGTTCATTTACACTAACTAAGCCAAAAATAATCAAGGCAACTTATAATATGATTTAAGGCAAGGGTAGAAAATAACTAATCTGCTAATAATAATATAAGTGAAAGGTACTATTCAACATCAACCAAAAAGTATCTCCATGGTAATCGATGCTCCTAGGAACAATCTACATAATGCATTAAATTCCTTCCTAGAGTGATCTAGAAATGGTAGCCATAGTCATGACAGTGTAGTTCCTACAAAATAAAATTTCAGCTTGATGCGCCATCAACACCATTGTGGTCCACATTAGAGGAAGAACATATTTGTTTTCCTATGATCCTGTATGAAAGAAAAATTGTCCTGTATGAAAGAAAAATTGGAATTCCACAGCTAAGGTAATCAAAAATTTAGCACATGCAAGCATACATCACACACTAGATAAATAATTAATATGTTCAATTGAAGTAGGGAATTTCATCTCGCAGCTAGTGTGCAAGGACGTATTGTTTGTACCTGGAAAAGTCAGATGCTGGTGTGCCATCCTCAATAAACAAGCCATCATCGCCATCAAATGAACGTCAACCACGGTCGCCACGAGCATCCACCCTTTCTGCCAAGCACTTTGGATTCGGGGGAGGCAGAGAGTATGTGCATGAGGATGAGGGCTGCCACATGCGCTCTGGGTGAGGACGTGCTCGAGGAGCAAACAGGATGAGGGAGAGAAGAGGAGATGTGTGTCGGCGTCGAGTGAAACGAATGGAACCACCGCAATGATGGGATGAAGTGGTggggtgaaggaggaggaggaaggactGGCGGCGGTGCGATGCTAGGGTTCTAGAAGCTCGCTCTCTTCCGGATCTGGGCAATGCAAGGCATGTATGCTTATTCGTGCGTGGGCGAGGCATGCAGCGATTTGAGGAGTGGGGTCAGGTGATGATTTGGGCGTGACCAAGGCGTTGATTTCGGCCCATCTGTCAGTTCTTGTCATCGACAGGGGAATTGCGTGAGGTGGAGCAATACGAACGAACGATACGAACCAACGACATGCTCACCATCATGACCGCAAACTCCTCCGAGTAAGATTGagcgatttaaggtaaggttaattaatttagatttaatTTTTAGAGATTGATCGtattgattctttcacataaagacattactaaataacttgcgccatcatggaaagttctgatctgttcagaTTTTTTTGTTTGTGTGAGAGAGTTGCGCGAAACTAAACTGGTGGGGTGAGGGAAGGGGACGAAAAAAACCAACGAAATAaacggacgaaagtggtgggatgAAAATAAACCGTGAATGCTATTCACCAACTCAGGCATCAGGAGTTGAGATATAAACTTGTTCCAATCGCCTACCATTTCATCTTCATCCAAACCTCAACTCATTCATTGATGCTATGTCCAGGTGCTAGATCAGTGGCGCCATGGGTCGTCTGCCTTTGTGTTAGATGCCTTGCTATAAGTAGCTATCTAGCTATAAGAACCATTGAACGTATGTGTTCTCCGACTGTAGATCCATCCATTAATATTGTATAATCACCAAGGCGACATTTTCTGGACAACGTAATCAGCTACCTGATCACACACAAGGACCCAAATCCGGCAGCTTTCTTGATTGTATGATCCAGCTTTCTTGATTGGATAGGACATGCATACACTTAGATATAAAATATGCATCCTTGTCCTATAATGTATATATGGAATGCTTCCGAGGTGGATCGGGTGGACTTTATATTATTCAATACACCATGTACTCATGTGCTCGTATGATACGATAAAATAAAATCTAACATGGACTAATCAAGCACCACTGGATCAAGGTGGTAAATACATTTGTAACATACCCTACCTACTTGGCTAGCTTGCTAGCTACGAGAAAACTTTCATGGTTTGTAGGTGAGATGGCAAGTCAATCTCAAACAACGGGGAGCAGGAGCCATACTTTTGCCGATGCATCTCCTTTGTCTTCATATCAAGAAACACGCAATCTCGATCATGCACCTGCAATTCAACCACGTCTCCGTTCCTCTTTCCAGATCCATTAAGCTCAACTAGTACATCAGAGCCAGCTACAATAGGAAGGTCTGGGTACAACGACCGCAGCTTATCCTCTACATCGATCACACCTTCCAGCGCCCAACCACTAGCACCACCACAACTTGCTAGTACTGTGGGGATGTGTAGCCACATGGATAGCATGAACCCATCTATAGTGATCAATTTCAGTATGCTCCCGTCTGACGACGTTGCCAAGTGTAGCTGCTTTTCATTGCAGTTGGTAGGTGGGAGCTTCACCCGTCCCGACATTCTGGTCCTCACATCATAGGTGAGGATTTGTTTGCCATGGTCCGCTAGCCAGTGGAGAACACCACCGTGGAGGATTGTGGGTTGGCTGTAGTCATGGACTGACCACCACAAGGAGTCACGGTGCCTGTCGTAAGTAACGGGAGGCCCCCAGGTACTAGAGGATGATGTGGCAGTGTGTACTTTGATGCTCTTACACAAGTCGCGATCCATGAAAAGCAGCATGAAGGAGCAGTCGATGCCATCCGCAGTGGTGAGCAGGATGTACTCATGGAAGGTGGTGATGCTAATATGGACATAGGGCGATTTTGAGAGGAAGGTGGTTTGACCTGTCATAGGATTGTACACACACATGTCCAAACAGTG
The sequence above is drawn from the Triticum aestivum cultivar Chinese Spring chromosome 7A, IWGSC CS RefSeq v2.1, whole genome shotgun sequence genome and encodes:
- the LOC123147339 gene encoding uncharacterized protein — its product is MAPRKRQRNIICAGAPATEITAPLPLPADLLLEIVARTDLFTLVRCAATGKHLRREILSTSFLRRVTQHMAPSILAYLPTYDEGPLTLTLVHPLTPAAASFCHDHLSPFMSRRTASLLEQYSPVAFRGGLVILSHLHVNTRHKYKHCLDMCVYNPMTGQTTFLSKSPYVHISITTFHEYILLTTADGIDCSFMLLFMDRDLCKSIKVHTATSSSSTWGPPVTYDRHRDSLWWSVHDYSQPTILHGGVLHWLADHGKQILTYDVRTRMSGRVKLPPTNCNEKQLHLATSSDGSILKLITIDGFMLSMWLHIPTVLASCGGASGWALEGVIDVEDKLRSLYPDLPIVAGSDVLVELNGSGKRNGDVVELQVHDRDCVFLDMKTKEMHRQKYGSCSPLFEIDLPSHLQTMKVFS